From Podospora bellae-mahoneyi strain CBS 112042 chromosome 5, whole genome shotgun sequence:
CCTCTGCGCGTCTGCTGAATGATCATAACCGAGAGGTGGAACTGCGGGCCGTTGCGGAACGGGTGCGACAGCGCGCGGAAGCGAGCCTCCTCTGCATCACCAAGCGCGAGCAACATGCGGAGCGCATAGTAGTCGACGCCATGCGTCAGCTGCACCGCTACCGACTCGAGGTATCCCGGTGGTCGGGCGTTGACCTCATGGAGGTACACTTCCGGGACTGTGGCTCCGTCTGTACTATTTTGGTTGTTTGCCGGAACCAAGTCGAGGATCCCGTTTCCAACGTCTTGGTATTTGACGCTCGAATTCCGCACCCGGGCCTCGCAGTGGAAGACACCGGATTTGAATCCCTGCCTGACAAGCGTTGCTCTGAGTTGGTCTTGGAGAGCCTCCAGTTCGTGTTTGGGGAGGGCAGAGGGGAGGACATTTTGCGTCTCTTGGAAGTTTTCCCTCAAGCCGGCATTGGCAGAGTCTGCCGGGCTGGGGAAGTCATCGTTGATATCGGCAAAGACGATATCCCCTTTGAGCATGACAAAGTTGGCGTCTACTTCTGGCCCGGCGACGTATGGTTCTACCACCACGGCTGTGCTTGGTTTTGGGGAGTCGGCGTGTCTGTCTGATGCTTTTTTGACTGCAACCCTCAACTCATCCACATTCTTGACCTTGGTCACGCAATCTGAACTCCATCCGATAACGGGCTTGACCACCATTGGGAATTTCAGTTCCACGTTTTGggccaacaccccctcgAGATCATCTTTATGCCTCAAGACAAAACTCTCCTCTGCTCCTACCGTCTCGAGGAGTCTTGTCCGGCCTTTATCAGCGGCGATTTTATATGCCTCGGGGGACTCAGTCGGCAGACCCAAAATCTCGCACGCCTTGGCTACTCCGGCGAGGCGGACGTCGCTGATGGTGACGATGCCGTTGATTGGTTTGGGGTATCCCTTCACGGCATCCACAATGCGTTGAGGAAAATCCTCATTGGGAGCGACGTCTGCCTCGATGAAGTCCTCTCTTAGATGTGCCCACGGCGAAGTCGGATCTTGCAACCAATGACCTTTTTCGTCAatgatgacgagggagatACCTAACGCTTGAGCGGCGTTTAGAGCTCGCTCGATGCAGTCGATATCTTCGCGGCCTTGGACCCAGGCGATTCTTTTtcgggtggagggtgaggggaggaggaagggcaATCCCAATCTGTTGTTTGTCTCTTTGTTGAGGACCGTGGGGCTGTAGTCATTGGACAGTACAAGGGCTccgagagaagaagagaggatttgggggaggttgctgggggtgagggattggGAAGTGATGGGTGTGACGTGCTGAAGtggggtgaggaaggtgtgggcggagaggaggccGGGGAGGCACTCGAAgcggagggggatgaggtcTGAGCGGGTGATGTagccgggggtggaggtgaagaggaagcGGATGGTGAgaaggggagtggggggtgAGAGGGTTTGCTGGAGGAGAGTCTTCCAGGGAGATGTGTCTTGCTGGAGGTTGATTtggatgggggttgatggttgagCTTCTGCGGAGCGTGTGAAGGTGAGGTCCAAGGCCCAGGTTtctgggatggtgttgttggtgggtttttggttggtggtgagattGGTGCAAAGGGAAATCGTTGCTGGACGGGAGAGTAAGCATTGGTACATCGGTAATGAAGGGTGAGGTTAGAGGGTGGGTAAGTACCGTGTACTGTTCTttctggggagagggtgatcGAGGCATAGCCCCAAGGATTGGCGGACGTCATGTTGAGCGTAGGAACCTCGGTGCTAAGGTAGGTGGTAGGCCTGTGTTGATGGTATTGATGCCGTGAAACAGGGCAATTCTGCAGGCCGGTTTTAATAGGCCGTGAAAGTCTGGGGAAAATATGTCGCACTGCAGACGATGATTCGGAGGAAGTCAGCCGGGCCCGGGAAAGGTATGGTATGTTGAGTGGTGTTTAGATGAGGGTTGGACAAGACCGAGGGGAAAGTCTTGTCTTAGGTAAGTCAAATGAAACGGGAGTGGGTAGGGGAGAAGTTCCAGGTAGGCGGGAAAGCGTGGGAGGATGTAAACGAATTGTGATGGTTTTATGCAAGTTGTATCATGCAGAATAATACTGACAGCGGGCTGGATGTGAAATATGGGGGTTTTGTGATGTTGACAGGTGTCCATTTGGGGGTTGGTACATGGTAGGTACCTACATGAAAGGGAATTCCCACAGCGAGTGGTAAGCACACCTGCGCGGTTGCTGCTCCACGCTTCTCTTTGAATGAGACTGGGGGTGTGGGTGGCCCCGCTGATCACCTGTGTTTCGGTGACATTGCACTGGGGAAGGTCGACAAGGTGCGCAGGATGTTCGGCATGCTGTTCAATGGCGACATTACACCGCGGCCGGGGATCAATCATGTTTACCAAGGTGCGCAAGATCAGAGCAAGTTTGCGGGAGTAACATGTTTGGTTCCCCGGCAGGGGAATTTGGGGTAGGTACCTTGCGGGATGGGTGGTAGGAACCTTGGTAGGTAGGACGTGGGTGATCACCTTGCCGAGAGGGAGAGACAAGGGGGTAAGACTTGCCCAGAGGGTGATGTTCCGGCGTGATGGGAACCCATGTGTCAAGTGCTGGGAATGGTGTGTGGGTAGGAAGTAGACAGGCCATGTTCCGGGTAGCTTGGTgacgggagagggaggggaattTATTTACATCTGTGAGGTGCTCAAAGTTGGGTAGTTCACCTTTGCTCACCTTGCTTTCCAGACCCTGAACACTATCACTATCGTTTGGATTCCATTTTGTACTTTTCCCTAACAAGCCTTCAACATGGCATacacaaaccccaaccccctaaACGTCTTCTCCGGCCCGGACTCGTTGTCTCATTACTTCGACCCCGAGCAAAACCCGCCGTTGCCACTAGTCGAGTTACCTGCCGCGTTGAACCCCTTCCGCAAGGATGGCGTGAGGATTTATGCAAAGATGTTGACAGCGCTGCCGGCGCAGAATGTCAAGTCTCTTCCTGGTTTGTTTACCCTGTTCTCGCATCCTTGATAGGTAGTATTCCCACTGACGTGTGTTGTTTGGGACAGCCCTAGAAATGCTCAAAACCTCACCCAAAgcccccaccgccaaacGGATTGTTGAAGCGAGTTCAGGGAGCACGGTGCTCAGCATGGGGGTTATTGGGCGGGCGTTGTGGGGTcatgagggggttgaggcttGGGTGACGAATaagaagacgagggagagCTTGAGGGTTTTGAGGTTCTTTGGGGTGGGGATGTAAGTTTTCCTTCTTGAGGGTGCCcgtggtggttttggggaggaaACTGACAAGAGGGAATAGATCGTTGTATGGAGGGTTGGCACAACAGGAGCCGTCAGACCCCAAAGGGATTATggcgagattgaggaggaaggcgagggaacaggaggaggTGTGTTATTTGGGGCAGTATGATAATGATGCTGTGAGTCAAGGTCTTTGCTTTGGTTGAGTTTGGGCAGGACTGACAATGAGACAGAACTGGCAATCGCACTACAACCACACCGCCCCTCAGCTTGCGCTGCAACTCCCCTCTTTGTCGGTGCTCTGCTCTACTATTGGGACAGGGGGCTGCATCACCGGCACAGGGCGATATCTCAAATCTCGTTTGTCGTCTGATATCAaagttgttggtgtttgcaACGTCTTTGGAGACCCAACACCAGGGCCGAGACATTTCCCTGGGTTTGAGTCAAGCCCTTTTCCGTGGAGGGAGACGATTGACGAGTTTGTTAGTGTCAAGTCGGAAGATTCCTTCAGGATGAGTATGAGGCTGAGTAGATACGGGATTATCTGCGGGCCGTCATCAGGGGAGGCACTTCATGGACTACTGGAGTGGCTGACAGAAAATGGTACCGACGGattgaagagggaggaaaaTGGGGAGGTGAACTGTGTGTTTTTGTGTGCGGATTTGCCGTATCAGTATATGGAGTTGTATTATCAAAAGCTAGGCGAAAAGGAGTTTCCGGGGATCAGAAATCAGGTATGTATCACCCAGAAAAGGGAAGAGGAGTAATGACTGACAAGGGAACAGTGCTTGTTAGAGGTGGACCAAGACCCCTATGACGAAAGATGGTTCCTTGCGCCAGAGCAGACAGTCGACatgttggttggggagggcggtgagAAGTATGATGGGGAGATGCTATGCATGGTGCCCTCTTCTTGCGCCTGCACAACGACGCGAACATCAAGAACATacaagcagcaacagcaaccaatTGAGGGGATATTCGGGGACTGTTCACCAGGTGCGGTGTCAGATGTCTCGGAGTCTGCCTCGACGATATTCTCGacggcatcaccatcatcatcggtgTACAGTGTCGCTACCACGACCAGTGTTGAGTCACAGCATTCTTCGATGGGGAAGGTCATCGATGTAAGGCCGAGAGCGGAGTTTGTCAAATCCCATCTGAGAAATGCGGTGAATATTCCATTATCAGTGACAAAGGATGACTTTTATGGGGATCCGCAGGCTGTTTATGAGAGGTGGAAGGAAATGAATGCCGCGTTCAAAGAGACTGGCGTGTTGGATCaccaagaggaagatgatgacagACAAACACTTGTCGTTTGTTTGGATGGGGACTCTGGAAAGATGGCGGCTTCTATGCTCAGAGGGGCCAGCAAGAAGGTTGGCAAGAAGAGAGAAGTCTTTTGTGtagatggggggtggggagtgTTGGAAGCGTGGCTAAGAAGGAGGGGCtatggtgatgatgtctgggATGGGGTAGATTAGCGGGGGAGTACATAGGTAATCAGTCCTTGAGTGTAAGATATTTCTTGACGCCCATTAAATAGGTATCCCTTAAGGTCTATCAACTATCTTCGAGGGCCTGTTACTCATATTTTAAAGCCTTTCTTTCGAATTTCAGTCTCCACTATTCTGTCCACTGCgtgggtggtgtttttgagCATGAGATCTATTTACCCTGAATGCTAACTTCTCTATAACAACGAAAGAAACAAGACATGCTATTCGACAGTATCCCCAACAAACCAAGCGACCAGCATGGTGGGCTAGGAAAAGACTagggttgatggggataTTACACTCAAAGTCTCAGGTCCCAGTGAGCCACGGGCTGACGATAGGCtgtttttcttcctcttctaaTATATGCTCATTAATGATTGTCGATTTTGAAAACAGATCAAACCTTCTGCTTGGGGTTCGATGCATTGGGTCATGATAGATGACGTCTAATTTACTTGTGTCGATTATCAAGCCTTCATAATGACAAAGAACTCGAACACAAccgggcttcttcttgcgtTCAAAGCCAGGCTTGTTAACTATAAGCGGAAAGCTGCAAAAGGGCTTATCAACAGTGAGGTCAGAGATGTTCTCAGCCTCATTCTTAAAGTCGTGGGGATAGAAATACTTGCAGTTGGGGGACCGAATACGCGTGTATTTGGTCATACTGCCAGGGGCATTGTCGAGCTGCAGTTGAACAATAGAACGCAGGATATATTTCGGGGGACTTTTAGTGCTAAGGCCTTCGGAGTGGTACCATAGCAACGTTAACATGATGCCACAAATCAATCCGGCGAAGCGATAATACTGCCCGCCTCTACGGAAATATCTGTAGTGATGGCCATATACTTACCACTGGGCCAAGTTGGGTGGaagttgttgtttctgttgaCGTCGAATCTGGAGTAAGTCTACCGTCCGGAAGATGATTAGCAAATGGATGCAAGGACATGATGTGCTTTACAAAGCGGAGAATGTTAAGTATGCAATGCGATTGCGGTGAATGAGCAGATTACTATTGACCCAAAGCAGAACAACTGGTTTTCATATATAACGCTCGGTAGGTCTACTCATCTTCAAACTGTATTCTGGTAGCCGTTTCAGAATGAGGCCTTCAACTATATTGCCTCACGCCTTGTTCGTTCAACTTCACGAAGACGCCGTCAGGTATGTTCCAGCTTCGAATACAGACCCAACTGCCCCAGAGCCATCGGCTATGGGGTCTTTGTTGAAGCGACTTGACGTCTTATGTTCCGTGCCAAATCACAGGACACAAGAGCATTTGGTGCTTCAATGTTCTTCGAGCCTCGATTGAGCAAGGCGTATCATTGGGTGTAAATCTCAATGATCGTAGATATAAGCAAACTTTCTCAGATATGACGACGATCAAGCTCCGTAACGACCACGGCTTATACTTCAGAATCGCCCAACTCGCTTCTAAGGGCACCTTTGATTGAACATCAGACTTAGGCTCGTCCTGCAACAAGTTGTGGCCTGGGAATCATGAAGACAAAGCTGTGGCAATTCTGAGTTGTCACTTTAAGAGAACGTCAACAATGGATTCAGGGGTTAAGGGGTATGCACGGGCCAAGGGTGGTTCATGGCTGGTGTGTCTGTTGTTTTTGAACCATTGGTTTTGCTGAAGATAGATCTGTGACGTGCAGGTACCACTGGTTTTTTATGACCAAGGTAAGGACATCAGAAGTGTAAAGCCGGGTGTTGGCAGATTAAGGTCTTGTCTGTCCAGCCCATCTAATTGTAGTTGAGCTCCTTCCCAAGTACCTATTTCCCCGTCTTTTTGTCCCTCACCCAACAATGTGGTAGAGAGCGGTATCATATTCTGACAAAATGTCTTTGTGTATTTGTTGACAAGCTCTTTGTGACCAAGTCTCGGGTTTCCGCTAAGCCCTACTTTCAGCTTCGGCCTTAACCCTTGAATCAGGTGTGTTGCACCCGTAGAAGTTGCCTTCGCCTCGGTCCGCGGCGGCCAACAACGGTTTCCCGCTCGAGTGTGCTCATACCAATGAGCTCCTTCCATCGGCTTTTTACAATGATTCCAGCGATACGGCCGATATGTGGCTCAGCTTATTTTACGGTTGCCGCTGTTAACCCTAAAAGCTCCACTTCGCtacttcctccccgcccgGCCCAGCTTTTGCAGCGGCCCCCACCATGCTCCCGATCGCTGCATTCCCGCTCCAGACAGATAATCGATACAAGAGCCACCGATCAACGTGAGAAAGCACTCAAATACTTTCGCTCAAGGATTTTCTTCTCAGAATTTCCCTTCGAGTAATTCAAGACAGCTCTAATTACACCTCAATGCCTACACTCAGTCGCTGATTCGCTCACTCATTGTCAACAAATTctcacaacctcaccacaccAATGGAACAGCTCACCGTCCTCATCCTTGGCGCAGGCTGGACATCCACCTTCCTTATCCcccgcctcaccacctcctccatccccttcgccgccaccaccacaaccggCCGAACCGTCTCGGGCGTCCCGACAATCCGCTTCAAGTTCGACCCAGCCAACACACCAGAAGAGGAGCTCCGCTCCGCGATTGCCGCCCTCCCAGCAGCGAAATACGTCCTGATCACTTTCCCCCTCACCGGCAATGGCCCCTCCAAGAAATTGATCGAGATGTACAATTCCGCACATCAATCCCActcttcctccgcctctCAAAAAGCCCGGTTCATCCAGCTTGGCTCAACGGGTATTTGGGGTGCGGGTCGCACTACTGCTGCGGCGGAtaaggagagggtggagagggagttggcggagaagaagggaggtGATCCCTGGGTGAATCGGCATTCCCCCATTAATGAGGCCAACCCCAGGGTGATCGCTGAGAAGGAGCTTCTTGAATTGGGAGGGTGCGTGCTCAACTTGAGTGGGctgtggggagggaagaggaagccagTTAATTGGATTGGGAGAGTGGCTGCTACCAAGGAGGCGATCAAGTGGAAGACAAGCCTGCATATGATTCATGGGGAGGATATTGCCCGGGCGGTGGTCAAGATTGTCACTAATGAGGAGGACAAGTGGGATAATGGAGGGGGtaagggggagaggtggatgTTGACTGATGGCTTTGTTTATGATTGGTGGGCGCTGTTGGCAGGGTgggcagagggagagggtggtgaggtgagggagcaggggaggtgggtgagggagttgatggaagaggagggagtgaGGGCGCTGCCGAGGGGGATGGAAATGCTGGGGAGGTGTTATGACTCGAGGGAGttttggagggtttgggggttggtgccgCTTAGAGCGGGGGTGTTGAATGAGTGAGAAGGTCGAaatgaaggggtggaaggtaTGTTTGGTGTAACGATGAGCATgcgaggctgttgttgtaTCATTGACTATGGGGAAAAGGTAGCGGTtgagggttgtggtggtgcgaCTTTGTCTTGGAGGACTGTAGCTACCTCATGGCGAATTCTGATGGGCGAATAATAGTTTATTAGCAAGAAAAAAATTCAATTATCgcctgagaagaaggctatGTTTTGATAGATCCAGCAAAACGCATGCATCAGCCGTGAATCGAACAcggggcccatcgatggcaacgatggattttACCACTAAACCACTGATGCTGTTTGATGATTGGATGCTGGTTAGCCCAGAAATTGACTTCATCACAGGACTGGCGAATCAGATGGTACGAGCATCGTAACTTAACATAGAACTAGAATAGGTTGAAGAGTTTTAGAAGGACAAAGCAAGTTGGTCCCCTGCCTCTGTTCCACTGTTTTGTCCTTGTGCACGGACCATGACatgcccctgagcccctgactCTGAGCCTCCTGGCTACCAGAACCCCTGAACCTATCTACTGTTGAGGGTTGAGAAAGCCGACAGGTCATTCTTCTGGATGTTCTTCGAACTGTAAAGTATTATGCCGCGCCCTTCTTGGAAGTAGCTCGAGCTCGGTTTCGAATTCGGCATTCAGTTGCATTGCTAGCtttgctggttgttgattgGGGTTTGTGTAGGAACAATGCTTTTGTGTTTTGAATAGGGAATTGGAGAGAGCGCCTGACACCCATATGGTTTTGTCTGGAAGACTCTTTCTGAACCATGTGGTTAGTGCGCTAGGGGTTTACATGTCTGGCATGTTGTAGCTCATGTGGGAAAGGCGCCATGACAAGACCATGTGAGTGGAGCTGCCTGAAGGGGACGAGAGTATATAATGAAGTGAAAAGTTCTACTCCAAAACCAGTCGCACAAATCAATCTCTGTAGCATATCTAACCTGTACCGCCACCGGGTTTTGCTGCGGCCAGCCGATTCTTATTCAGCTGTCTCGAGACatctttaaatattatttacaGGATGGACAGCACCAACGACAACCTCGCTGGCGAGGGCCCAACTCCCGTCAATAATTTCCTGGCATTTGACTCAACAAGAACTTATGCTATCGTAGCCAACAGCTTTGATGAGTATAAGTGGCCAATTGGTTGTATCTGGCTGCATGGGCCTGAGTTAATGCAAAAGACTCAATGGTGTGAGCTCATTGACATTGGACAAGTGGTAAAAAGTCGCCCACGTAATGCTCTCGACATACTTTCTAACTCTTCTGTTTAGTACCACTGTCCGCACCTTGCTGACCATTCCCTATACTTGCACATCCCGGCCACGATTGTTCAAGACCAGCTCCGCGTTGCCCCCTCCGAGTCTACCCATATTACAGAGGGATCCCCAGGATATATTCCCTATCCCCATCTCTTCAGGAACTTTGAGCACTTTGCCAACTCGCAAACCTCAACTGATGGGCCTAGATATATCCACCCTTTCATTCATCCACTTGGCTTTTCCAACAACGGAAGACCGGGTATGGTTCGGCTGCTGTATCATCGTCCCCGTTCTGATAGACGTGTTTGCGATGTGCTTTACCATCCGCCACAAACGGTCGTTTTTGCTCAGGCAGACTTGATCAGCGGGGATGTCTTGAATCACAAGGAGCAGTGGAATCTTGTGAGGCGGTGGTCTAATATGCGTAGATGAGTGTGTATGTAAGCAGTGTTTTGTTGAGTGGCATTGCCTAGGTAATTAGTCTTGTTCTATGTATAGATGATTGGCTTGGGTGTATCCACGTGGCCGGAATACGGCCGCGTGCCTTGTGTTTTCTTGTTGGCTATTCGTGACAATGAGTACGCAAGGTAGATAAAGAGAATCGAAACAGCCCTCAACCCACGCAAGACATTAGGCTCGTTGTGTCACGGACTGAGCTTTGGATTGCTCAGGTCACAGGCGACGACACTCTGGCGCTGGTGGAGACGGGAAGCAATCAACAAAAACCTCTGGCACGGTTCCGAAACGAAGACAGCCTCGAGCTTGATGACGAAGCCAATCTTGTATCGTATGAGGAATACTCTCCCTTTGGCAGCGTCGTCTACTCGGCAGTCTACGTTGAGGTGCCCGCTACGAGCATGACAGAGAGACTGGGCTGTATCGCTGTGGGAAGCGGTACTACTGCCCCTGGCTCGGTTGTTGGACGTCTGCGGACCCTGCCGGAACGATCGATGGCCCTAATCTTCACGCGTATGCGGGGAACGATCCTGTCAACTGGGTTGATCCTAAAGGGACCAGTCGCAAGAAGAATCAGGCATCACCAGGGAAGCCACAAGATAAGGCAAGCATCACAAGGGATCAACCAGACGTTAACATGAACCGGCGAGTGATTCTAGACGAGTTAGTGGGCAATCTAGACACGATAGAGAATATCAATGCCTTCCGGAATTGGTCGAGAAAAAGTTGAAGGAAGAGGGTTTGTTGAAAGGTTGGTGGAACAAATACTCAGGCAAGCTCGCCCGCAAGGCGGAAGTCATCGTACTAGGCACGGCGCTAGATCTCATTCCCTTCGCAGCCACAGCGCTAAAGATGGGTTTGAACGCGGCGCACGGTATCTACGAGAGTTATCAAAAGATGAAGGAGCACAAGGAGTTGGATGATGCTTTCAAGAACGGGCTTGACATCGGCAGGTTGATCTACGAGAAGCAGCACGAAGCTGAAAAGGTCAGACTCAATGCCGTCACGGTGTCCGACTCCGCCAGGGCGACGGACATGCTGTGGGAGTTGAACTCTGGGGGTATCGGTGCCTTGGATGAGTGGGAAACAAACCATCCCGTGCCCAATCCAAccgttgttgatgaagatgaaagTTCAAGGGAGCAAAGTCTCAGTGATGAAATTGATGAGATTTCAGATGTGAAGGACATCAAGATCTATCACATTGAAGAACCGAAGCCGAGATGGAACTCTTCAACGAATACGAAATCGCAGCAAGGCGCCAACCCTATCATTCATAGGCTACGCCAAACAGGCCGGTACATGGGCGGATTAGAGCGCTTCGGCCCTATAAAGAGTTCGCAGTAGGCAAGTACAAGATACCTTATTCTGCAGCTTCTTGGGTGGATGCTTAAAGTTGTGCAGTCGAGTTTGCTCGCCGGTATCGACCATCGCTATTTTGATGCTGGTC
This genomic window contains:
- a CDS encoding hypothetical protein (EggNog:ENOG503NXIK; COG:E), with protein sequence MAYTNPNPLNVFSGPDSLSHYFDPEQNPPLPLVELPAALNPFRKDGVRIYAKMLTALPAQNVKSLPALEMLKTSPKAPTAKRIVEASSGSTVLSMGVIGRALWGHEGVEAWVTNKKTRESLRVLRFFGVGISLYGGLAQQEPSDPKGIMARLRRKAREQEEVCYLGQYDNDANWQSHYNHTAPQLALQLPSLSVLCSTIGTGGCITGTGRYLKSRLSSDIKVVGVCNVFGDPTPGPRHFPGFESSPFPWRETIDEFVSVKSEDSFRMSMRLSRYGIICGPSSGEALHGLLEWLTENGTDGLKREENGEVNCVFLCADLPYQYMELYYQKLGEKEFPGIRNQCLLEVDQDPYDERWFLAPEQTVDMLVGEGGEKYDGEMLCMVPSSCACTTTRTSRTYKQQQQPIEGIFGDCSPGAVSDVSESASTIFSTASPSSSVYSVATTTSVESQHSSMGKVIDVRPRAEFVKSHLRNAVNIPLSVTKDDFYGDPQAVYERWKEMNAAFKETGVLDHQEEDDDRQTLVVCLDGDSGKMAASMLRGASKKVGKKREVFCVDGGWGVLEAWLRRRGYGDDVWDGVD
- a CDS encoding hypothetical protein (COG:F; EggNog:ENOG503P0KS), producing the protein MTSANPWGYASITLSPERTVHATISLCTNLTTNQKPTNNTIPETWALDLTFTRSAEAQPSTPIQINLQQDTSPWKTLLQQTLSPPTPLLTIRFLFTSTPGYITRSDLIPLRFECLPGLLSAHTFLTPLQHVTPITSQSLTPSNLPQILSSSLGALVLSNDYSPTVLNKETNNRLGLPFLLPSPSTRKRIAWVQGREDIDCIERALNAAQALGISLVIIDEKGHWLQDPTSPWAHLREDFIEADVAPNEDFPQRIVDAVKGYPKPINGIVTISDVRLAGVAKACEILGLPTESPEAYKIAADKGRTRLLETVGAEESFVLRHKDDLEGVLAQNVELKFPMVVKPVIGWSSDCVTKVKNVDELRVAVKKASDRHADSPKPSTAVVVEPYVAGPEVDANFVMLKGDIVFADINDDFPSPADSANAGLRENFQETQNVLPSALPKHELEALQDQLRATLVRQGFKSGVFHCEARVRNSSVKYQDVGNGILDLVPANNQNSTDGATVPEVYLHEVNARPPGYLESVAVQLTHGVDYYALRMLLALGDAEEARFRALSHPFRNGPQFHLSVMIIQQTRRGIMRSADAAKEFLEKHPDVRENVVDYYTRKKGGDVLEGPDAASLWWIAFFSVVSRTSRRDLLERVAFIEKNFDYEFDPLDD
- a CDS encoding hypothetical protein (EggNog:ENOG503P1UP); this translates as MEQLTVLILGAGWTSTFLIPRLTTSSIPFAATTTTGRTVSGVPTIRFKFDPANTPEEELRSAIAALPAAKYVLITFPLTGNGPSKKLIEMYNSAHQSHSSSASQKARFIQLGSTGIWGAGRTTAAADKERVERELAEKKGGDPWVNRHSPINEANPRVIAEKELLELGGCVLNLSGLWGGKRKPVNWIGRVAATKEAIKWKTSLHMIHGEDIARAVVKIVTNEEDKWDNGGGKGERWMLTDGFVYDWWALLAGWAEGEGGEVREQGRWVRELMEEEGVRALPRGMEMLGRCYDSREFWRVWGLVPLRAGVLNE